A window of the Vibrio ostreae genome harbors these coding sequences:
- a CDS encoding DUF6890 family protein — protein MLIWRRKWLPGEPDDETNIARAVWLEKKYWENLTASTANGVAKAFSG, from the coding sequence ATGCTCATCTGGCGCCGTAAGTGGTTGCCGGGTGAGCCGGACGATGAAACCAACATTGCCCGCGCGGTGTGGTTAGAAAAGAAGTACTGGGAAAACCTCACCGCATCGACAGCGAACGGGGTGGCCAAAGCCTTTAGCGGATAA
- a CDS encoding putative phage tail assembly chaperone yields MSKTIVLTIGTQDLSFTPTEAAYNDYMNELAQGEIASSAHNFLVMIVDDESKEPLRHLTKANPGAALQIVGELLKEYTPKLQIKVKK; encoded by the coding sequence ATGAGCAAAACCATTGTACTGACCATTGGCACCCAGGACCTGAGCTTTACCCCAACGGAAGCCGCATACAACGACTACATGAACGAACTGGCGCAAGGTGAAATTGCCAGCTCAGCCCATAACTTCCTGGTGATGATTGTGGACGACGAGAGCAAAGAGCCGCTGCGTCATCTCACCAAAGCGAACCCGGGTGCGGCGCTGCAGATTGTGGGTGAGCTGCTCAAAGAGTACACGCCGAAACTGCAGATCAAAGTAAAAAAATAG
- a CDS encoding 3TM-type holin: MWDKVKSLIGSAAPMVGTLLGGPAGGAVGSMVASALGVDNTPEAIEQALVNNPDALLAIKQLESDERIKLRELALQHAELESGERKLAISQQASVTQAEYANCDPFVRRWRPMWGYTLCFSWALMFLGLFAVMVLEPAETANVINAIVALTPLISVALAVLGINIHKRSLDKQVAAGQAPTGMLSGMKQAVKGG, from the coding sequence ATGTGGGACAAAGTGAAATCTCTGATTGGCAGTGCTGCCCCCATGGTCGGCACATTGCTCGGCGGGCCTGCCGGCGGCGCTGTTGGCAGCATGGTGGCGAGCGCTTTAGGCGTAGACAACACGCCGGAAGCGATTGAGCAGGCACTGGTGAATAACCCGGATGCACTGCTGGCCATTAAACAGCTGGAATCCGATGAGCGCATCAAGCTGCGTGAGCTGGCCTTGCAGCATGCCGAACTCGAAAGCGGTGAGCGAAAACTGGCTATTAGTCAGCAAGCGTCGGTGACCCAGGCGGAATACGCCAACTGCGATCCTTTTGTGCGCCGGTGGCGCCCGATGTGGGGTTATACGCTCTGCTTTTCCTGGGCGCTGATGTTTTTAGGCTTGTTTGCCGTGATGGTGCTTGAGCCGGCAGAAACCGCCAACGTCATCAACGCCATTGTGGCACTCACACCACTGATTTCCGTCGCGCTGGCGGTGCTGGGTATCAACATTCACAAGCGGTCGCTGGATAAACAGGTGGCCGCGGGCCAAGCGCCGACAGGGATGCTCAGCGGCATGAAGCAGGCTGTGAAAGGAGGCTAG